Proteins found in one Sulfolobales archaeon genomic segment:
- a CDS encoding sulfurtransferase TusA family protein, with amino-acid sequence MSDDVREEVLDTRGQLCPKPFVELVKILFRVGEGGVIRIYTDDESCIDYIPKHVEEVGLRIESIERREGFAVITIRVVEKIL; translated from the coding sequence TTGAGTGATGATGTGAGGGAAGAGGTTTTAGATACAAGAGGTCAGTTATGTCCTAAACCTTTTGTAGAGCTTGTCAAGATCCTGTTCAGAGTAGGTGAAGGAGGTGTTATAAGGATCTATACAGATGATGAGAGTTGCATAGATTATATACCTAAGCATGTGGAGGAGGTTGGACTAAGGATAGAATCTATTGAGAGGAGAGAAGGATTTGCGGTGATAACTATAAGAGTTGTGGAGAAGATATTATAG
- a CDS encoding DUF998 domain-containing protein, whose product MSILRFSGVLASLVFLISVLISISYNSWFDFNKNAFSDLGGSQAVNPWIFNTGLIISGILVILLALHMILRSRTALEYVGGSYLSIGGVFLSLIGVFPEGTRPHVFISTWFFIQTFLGALIYGIGVMRRDRILAISIAILFILGLLGVFIKWSSIAQLEAYEIALLSIFSALYALRVR is encoded by the coding sequence ATGTCTATCCTAAGATTCTCAGGTGTTCTTGCATCTCTAGTTTTCCTGATATCAGTTCTCATATCCATATCCTATAACAGCTGGTTTGATTTTAACAAGAATGCTTTCAGCGATCTGGGAGGTTCTCAAGCTGTGAATCCCTGGATCTTTAATACAGGTCTTATAATATCAGGTATTCTCGTAATCCTACTAGCTCTTCACATGATCCTAAGATCAAGAACCGCACTAGAATATGTAGGAGGATCCTATCTCTCCATAGGAGGAGTATTCCTATCTCTCATAGGAGTGTTCCCTGAAGGCACTAGACCTCATGTTTTCATCTCAACATGGTTCTTCATTCAAACATTCCTAGGAGCTCTCATATACGGTATAGGAGTTATGAGAAGAGATCGCATACTTGCAATCTCTATAGCAATCCTATTCATACTAGGACTATTAGGAGTTTTCATAAAATGGTCCTCCATAGCTCAGCTAGAGGCTTATGAAATAGCTCTTCTCTCAATATTCTCAGCATTGTATGCACTTAGAGTTAGATAG
- a CDS encoding proton-conducting transporter membrane subunit — protein MNMESQILILILIYTILSYTIYSFSRRFRDTSITLLSIITGVSIAYLSIESRGVGGLIGLTGSITLLVSLAIAEIYKIEKRAMLSILGVYFLSTSLLILTTDSILRLFIYWEIVAMLMIGSLALYRSRDGYEAALKYAVICLPGSIIGLIGLILAVSETGSLTFPYILSEASIISKTLMVIGFGTEIALFPMYIWLPSVYLGMQPLLLAIEVVSILPATSYIIGVIASTNPVIAVSTSTLALLGSLIGSLSAIVQRDLRRLLAYSTLAHTGYIVLGISVGTTLATSYAILHMIAHGIPKASLLAVAFILLTRSGADDLKNLSSLGGEYRFISIGGALALLGLPPFLSFWSELYIFLGTFYAGIMWSMLAIVYAIVIILSTGYAFRIVYAYSGESTEKKDVGRDLSGILVLILFLLSLLLSPLQSLILQYFLGFSP, from the coding sequence ATGAACATGGAGTCTCAGATTCTCATTCTCATACTCATATACACGATTCTATCCTACACCATATACTCCTTCTCAAGAAGATTCAGAGATACATCTATCACTCTACTTTCAATAATAACAGGAGTTTCAATAGCTTATCTCTCTATCGAATCTAGAGGTGTGGGAGGTCTAATAGGTTTAACAGGATCAATAACACTACTAGTGTCACTAGCAATAGCCGAGATCTATAAGATAGAGAAGAGAGCTATGCTCTCAATACTAGGAGTATACTTCCTATCAACCTCACTTCTCATCCTAACCACAGATAGCATTCTAAGACTTTTCATATACTGGGAGATAGTTGCAATGCTAATGATCGGAAGTCTAGCTCTCTACAGAAGTAGAGACGGCTATGAAGCCGCACTTAAGTACGCAGTCATATGCCTTCCAGGCTCTATAATAGGTCTCATAGGCTTGATACTAGCTGTCTCGGAAACAGGATCTTTAACCTTTCCATATATCCTCTCCGAAGCCAGCATCATTTCTAAAACTCTCATGGTGATAGGCTTTGGAACTGAGATAGCTTTATTCCCAATGTACATATGGCTTCCCAGTGTTTATCTAGGTATGCAACCTCTTCTTCTAGCGATCGAGGTTGTTTCAATACTCCCTGCAACATCTTATATTATAGGAGTTATAGCTTCTACAAATCCTGTGATAGCTGTGTCAACTTCAACTCTAGCTCTCCTAGGATCTCTTATAGGATCTCTCTCAGCCATTGTACAAAGAGATCTGAGAAGACTTCTAGCTTATAGCACTCTCGCACACACAGGATACATAGTTCTAGGAATCTCTGTAGGAACCACTCTGGCTACAAGCTACGCCATATTACACATGATCGCACATGGAATTCCTAAGGCATCACTACTAGCAGTAGCTTTCATCCTTCTAACAAGATCAGGTGCAGACGATCTGAAAAACTTATCAAGCTTAGGAGGAGAGTATAGATTCATATCAATAGGAGGAGCTCTAGCACTTCTAGGACTACCACCATTCCTCAGCTTCTGGAGCGAGCTCTATATATTCCTAGGAACATTCTATGCTGGAATCATGTGGAGCATGCTAGCCATAGTCTATGCAATCGTGATCATCCTCTCAACAGGTTATGCCTTCAGAATAGTATACGCATACTCTGGAGAATCAACTGAGAAAAAAGATGTGGGAAGAGATCTCTCAGGAATCCTAGTTCTAATACTCTTCCTACTCTCACTACTCTTATCACCTTTACAAAGCCTGATACTTCAATACTTTCTAGGATTCTCTCCATAG
- a CDS encoding phosphoribosyltransferase, which produces MPRPRLRIRLISWEEIVSWVFKLADLIRSSGWTPTTIVAIARGGYVPARLLCDFLGVGELLSIQVVHWIEADRRDNARIRFRHSILDDMGGRRVLLVDDIVDTGLSMILAREYVEREWKPREIKTAAITIVTSMARIKPDYYVEELKEREWDWYIYPWKRVEDLTSLIMRMLREKPDLSGRIVSFNDLNDLFMEWYGLHPSSLGIYWSEALRRLEASGVLRLSDNRGVEIRRTSAEISPLIRS; this is translated from the coding sequence ATGCCTAGACCCAGGCTTAGAATTAGGTTAATCTCATGGGAGGAGATTGTTAGTTGGGTCTTTAAACTTGCAGACCTTATAAGATCCTCTGGCTGGACTCCTACAACTATAGTTGCAATAGCTAGAGGAGGATATGTTCCTGCAAGACTTCTATGTGATTTTCTAGGTGTTGGAGAACTTCTAAGTATTCAAGTTGTTCACTGGATTGAAGCTGATAGACGTGATAATGCTAGAATCAGGTTTAGGCATAGTATTCTGGATGATATGGGTGGTAGAAGGGTTCTTCTAGTTGACGACATAGTAGATACAGGATTAAGTATGATTCTTGCTAGAGAGTATGTAGAGAGAGAATGGAAACCTAGAGAAATTAAAACCGCCGCTATAACTATTGTGACATCTATGGCAAGAATAAAACCTGATTATTATGTTGAGGAATTAAAAGAAAGAGAGTGGGATTGGTATATATATCCTTGGAAGAGAGTTGAGGATCTGACTAGTCTTATAATGAGAATGTTGAGAGAGAAACCAGATCTTTCTGGTAGGATCGTAAGCTTTAATGATTTAAACGATCTCTTCATGGAATGGTATGGGCTACATCCTTCATCTCTGGGGATATACTGGAGTGAAGCGCTTAGAAGACTTGAAGCATCAGGTGTTCTAAGACTTTCTGATAATAGAGGTGTAGAGATCCGGAGAACCTCAGCTGAAATATCACCACTTATAAGATCATGA
- a CDS encoding hydrogenase maturation protease, with product MRELSEKELADLILEEIRTCTSLIICIGTRFRSDDAAALKLCSILRDLTEEEKIILCEEGLENCLDRIMRKKPERLLILDSAALGVENAGRVFLMDLEDLDEKIVWSHRIPISMVLRILKASAPLKKITIIGIGGERFYIGEELSPPVKRFISSMNLILREYTEI from the coding sequence TTGAGAGAATTATCAGAGAAAGAACTAGCAGATCTAATACTGGAGGAGATTAGAACTTGCACATCTCTTATCATATGTATTGGGACTCGATTCAGATCTGATGATGCTGCAGCTCTAAAGCTCTGCAGTATTCTACGAGATCTTACAGAGGAAGAGAAGATAATCCTATGCGAAGAAGGACTTGAGAACTGTCTTGATAGAATTATGAGGAAGAAGCCTGAGAGACTTTTAATTCTTGACTCCGCAGCTCTTGGAGTTGAGAATGCTGGAAGGGTTTTCTTAATGGATTTAGAAGATCTGGATGAGAAGATTGTTTGGTCTCATAGAATTCCTATTTCTATGGTTCTCAGGATTTTAAAAGCTAGTGCTCCTCTTAAGAAGATCACTATCATAGGTATAGGAGGTGAGAGATTCTATATCGGAGAAGAGCTATCTCCACCTGTTAAGAGATTTATCAGTTCAATGAATTTGATACTCAGAGAATATACTGAGATCTAG
- a CDS encoding 4Fe-4S binding protein → MRRRYGNMVLEAIRSLLRKPETLPSKEIERKIFTEESRGIPTLIADKCIGCSLCAMTCPSQAITMIPGGKRSIGGRVIEIKIPSFDYSKCIYCELCAQICKQNAIEIRKDQDPIIIMKNGESR, encoded by the coding sequence ATGAGAAGAAGATATGGAAACATGGTTCTTGAAGCTATAAGAAGTCTTCTTAGAAAACCAGAGACTCTACCTTCGAAAGAGATCGAGAGAAAGATCTTCACAGAAGAGTCTAGAGGGATCCCGACTCTTATAGCAGATAAATGTATAGGATGTTCTCTATGTGCAATGACCTGCCCCTCTCAGGCTATAACAATGATACCTGGAGGAAAGAGATCTATAGGAGGTAGAGTTATCGAGATCAAGATCCCGAGCTTCGACTACTCTAAATGCATATACTGCGAGCTCTGCGCCCAGATCTGCAAACAGAACGCTATAGAGATCAGAAAAGATCAGGATCCTATAATAATCATGAAAAATGGTGAGAGCCGATGA
- a CDS encoding BadF/BadG/BcrA/BcrD ATPase family protein, producing the protein MKIWRIYSLNPRSPRDPRRRNILNTERSIILGVDSGATKIEVAVVDLEGRLLNLIREESSGNPASIGFERFTENISRALEKTLERFQGYRVIGLGIGLAGFLEGFWNESIRKILSRILGEDLRIIIVEDIHASHISAHLFGDGVIGVLGTGSNFYGVCRGRSWRVGGWGHLVDDRGGAYSIGVQALSKIFRSIDGRADHTILLEYALKHYNASNIHELIYRIYSSPDPKSLIASFAPKVFKAFLEEDPAAVEIIRSEVREISLAIATIMKKIQCLNIPTALTGSVYKENRSLLKKLVEEDLSMRFNISIDIKDQIIRESCASALIILREITRRSFEEKLENIIRSCAQNPVS; encoded by the coding sequence ATGAAGATCTGGAGAATATATTCTCTAAATCCAAGATCTCCCAGAGATCCTAGGAGGAGAAATATCCTGAACACAGAGAGATCTATCATACTCGGAGTAGATTCAGGAGCTACGAAGATAGAAGTAGCTGTAGTAGATCTCGAGGGCAGACTTCTAAACCTGATCCGAGAAGAATCCTCTGGAAATCCTGCTTCAATAGGTTTTGAGAGATTTACAGAGAATATATCAAGAGCTCTAGAGAAGACCCTAGAAAGATTCCAAGGATATCGTGTGATAGGCTTAGGCATAGGACTGGCAGGATTTCTAGAAGGCTTCTGGAATGAGAGTATAAGGAAGATACTCTCAAGAATCCTAGGAGAAGATCTCAGAATAATAATAGTTGAAGACATCCACGCATCACACATCTCCGCACATCTATTCGGAGACGGAGTAATAGGTGTTCTAGGTACCGGGAGTAATTTCTATGGAGTATGCAGAGGTAGAAGCTGGAGAGTTGGAGGGTGGGGTCATCTTGTGGATGATAGAGGAGGAGCCTATAGTATTGGAGTTCAAGCTCTTTCGAAAATCTTCAGATCTATTGATGGTAGAGCTGATCACACGATTCTACTAGAGTACGCATTAAAACACTATAATGCTTCAAATATTCATGAGCTGATCTACAGAATATACTCTTCTCCAGATCCTAAGAGTCTGATAGCTTCATTCGCACCTAAGGTATTCAAAGCATTTCTAGAAGAAGATCCTGCTGCTGTAGAGATTATAAGAAGTGAGGTGAGAGAGATCTCTCTAGCTATAGCAACCATCATGAAGAAGATCCAATGCCTCAACATCCCTACAGCTCTGACAGGATCTGTTTATAAAGAGAATAGATCTCTGCTTAAGAAACTCGTAGAAGAAGATCTGAGTATGAGATTCAATATATCAATAGATATAAAGGATCAGATCATAAGAGAATCATGTGCATCTGCACTGATAATTCTGAGAGAGATAACCAGAAGATCCTTCGAAGAAAAACTAGAGAATATAATCAGATCATGCGCTCAAAATCCTGTCTCTTGA
- a CDS encoding SelD-related putative sulfur metabolism protein — protein MSYDDLSREFLERVEEYRSLGVNPLTLATGCAVKIDLVSVLYPALRRIKEPLEIEGLSILPRRDADIFKGSVEGLRVHREIYRSEEEVDQERLIRFSPERAVVLVQIYQRNAGDPELVSRIVGGVYEKIARSVGRIVIGKGHSIVSADPKAQFMLFDFVRVEGDRDRLVLGNNDTIQIIDPAESPGSLRQTAVALGNSLNDLYILGAWRNTTIIPVADAPSEKLKNIIEDNMRSLAESIGARILRASQPSSGALLMGATVFAETDRTPPMFYDRISPGMIILASRPFGELAPINVYLMAMYDRDIAEELRRSYGITIEKILEIKRYVIDLMSRPNIHIARIIEGKLPQIGEEFDPSRHIAATTDVTGPGVYVIKELAELSGASIRLERIPLISPELSEFATRSYIMPNATAGTNGAVIFVASERVIEEIEEELRGYGENPVRIGRIISREGPRVLAPSNLRRFIASKTYLREFEYYEVS, from the coding sequence TTGAGTTATGATGATCTCTCTAGAGAGTTTCTAGAGAGAGTAGAAGAATACAGGTCTCTCGGTGTAAATCCTCTGACGCTGGCTACGGGATGTGCTGTTAAAATAGATCTAGTCTCGGTACTCTATCCAGCTCTCAGAAGAATTAAAGAACCTCTAGAGATTGAGGGATTGAGCATACTTCCTCGAAGAGATGCTGATATATTCAAAGGATCTGTTGAAGGACTTAGAGTTCATAGAGAGATATATAGAAGCGAGGAGGAGGTTGATCAGGAGAGGCTGATAAGATTCTCTCCAGAGAGAGCTGTAGTTCTAGTTCAGATATATCAGAGGAATGCCGGAGATCCCGAGCTTGTTTCGAGGATAGTAGGAGGAGTCTACGAGAAGATCGCGAGATCTGTTGGAAGAATAGTTATTGGTAAAGGGCATTCAATAGTTTCAGCAGATCCCAAGGCTCAGTTCATGCTCTTCGACTTCGTAAGAGTAGAAGGAGATAGAGATAGACTTGTCCTAGGTAATAATGACACGATTCAGATTATAGACCCCGCAGAAAGTCCTGGAAGTCTTAGACAGACAGCGGTAGCTCTAGGGAATTCTCTCAACGATCTATATATTCTAGGAGCTTGGAGGAATACCACGATCATACCTGTGGCAGATGCTCCATCAGAGAAGCTTAAGAATATCATTGAAGATAACATGAGAAGTCTTGCTGAGAGTATTGGCGCCAGGATCCTTAGAGCTTCGCAGCCTAGCTCGGGAGCTCTTCTCATGGGTGCCACGGTTTTTGCGGAGACTGATAGAACACCTCCAATGTTCTATGACAGGATCTCTCCTGGAATGATTATCCTAGCTTCAAGACCTTTCGGAGAGCTGGCTCCTATAAACGTTTATCTTATGGCTATGTATGATAGAGATATTGCTGAGGAGCTTAGAAGAAGCTATGGGATTACTATTGAAAAGATTCTAGAGATCAAGAGATATGTGATAGATCTCATGAGCAGACCTAATATCCATATAGCCAGGATCATTGAGGGGAAACTACCTCAGATAGGTGAAGAATTCGATCCTAGCAGACATATAGCGGCTACGACAGATGTGACAGGACCAGGAGTGTATGTTATCAAGGAGCTTGCAGAACTCTCTGGAGCATCTATAAGATTAGAGAGAATACCACTCATATCTCCTGAGCTCAGCGAGTTTGCCACGAGAAGCTATATAATGCCTAATGCCACGGCTGGAACTAATGGAGCTGTAATCTTTGTAGCGAGTGAAAGAGTTATTGAAGAGATCGAGGAGGAGTTGAGAGGATATGGAGAAAATCCAGTGAGAATTGGAAGAATTATCTCAAGAGAAGGACCCAGGGTTCTGGCGCCTTCTAATCTGAGGAGATTCATAGCTTCGAAGACCTACCTTAGAGAATTCGAATACTATGAGGTCTCGTAG
- a CDS encoding complex I subunit 1 family protein encodes MSYPLPLIPLMVLASIIAFLLLSFFFEWVERKTLARIQKRIGPYFTGPGGVLQPLVDFLKLLSKKELISEGTDILLYRLSALIGVIILAYGFLYIPFFSTDPLLSFEGDLLMIILVFILTSFSYLIAGTSVRTPFTLVGTSRLIVQYSLYELLYLSCFVIVFFQVGSPTISEIVRYQEQSMPLIIFQPLGFIVAVLSLLAKLERPPFDLPHAKQEIAAGWMSELSGRTLAFIRLSNNMDLTLSTLLIVAFFLGGGSGPMTSTTPILWPVYFLIKALAVLILLTLIEGIAVRVRSMYLPMRLALPLSSLLVVQAILVIGWRMGL; translated from the coding sequence ATGAGCTATCCACTTCCTCTAATACCTCTCATGGTTCTAGCCTCTATCATAGCATTCCTACTCCTAAGCTTCTTCTTCGAGTGGGTAGAGAGAAAAACTCTAGCGAGAATTCAGAAGAGAATCGGACCATACTTCACAGGCCCGGGAGGAGTTCTTCAACCATTAGTAGATTTTCTCAAGCTACTAAGCAAGAAAGAGCTGATCTCTGAAGGAACAGATATTCTTCTCTACAGGCTTTCAGCATTGATCGGTGTCATCATCCTAGCATATGGATTCCTCTACATACCATTCTTCTCCACAGACCCTCTCCTAAGCTTCGAAGGAGATCTACTGATGATAATACTCGTATTCATCCTAACCTCCTTCTCATATCTTATCGCGGGAACATCTGTTAGAACTCCATTCACTCTGGTAGGCACGAGCAGATTAATAGTCCAGTACTCTCTATACGAGCTTCTATACCTCTCATGCTTCGTCATAGTATTCTTCCAAGTAGGCTCTCCAACAATCTCAGAGATAGTCCGCTACCAGGAGCAGAGCATGCCTCTCATAATATTCCAGCCACTAGGATTCATCGTAGCAGTACTCTCTCTCCTAGCAAAACTCGAGAGACCTCCCTTCGACCTTCCACATGCTAAGCAAGAGATTGCCGCAGGCTGGATGAGCGAGCTCTCAGGCAGAACTCTTGCCTTCATAAGACTATCTAACAACATGGATCTAACTTTAAGCACACTACTCATCGTAGCCTTCTTCCTCGGAGGAGGATCCGGGCCTATGACCTCTACAACACCGATTCTATGGCCTGTATACTTCCTGATCAAAGCTCTAGCCGTTCTAATCCTACTCACACTCATAGAAGGAATTGCTGTGAGAGTTAGAAGCATGTATCTTCCCATGAGACTTGCTCTCCCACTCTCATCCCTACTAGTTGTTCAAGCGATACTAGTCATAGGCTGGAGGATGGGATTATGA
- a CDS encoding NADH-quinone oxidoreductase subunit L encodes MNTSSILLLVLSMNSFIASALILLFRRRIIAEILANASAFLSLAISAYLMIYERLPIQVSILPHISLYMDKLSAVFSLVIGLIGSAVTMYSIEYMREARDFTRYYSLISLFIGAMLNLVLASDIVYLLLNWELVGLCSALLIAYWWEKREARRAGMKALIMTRIGDIGLIAFASISIYYGFYSIPEILGSQETALKLAPFLPLLVLAAIGKSAQFPLHTWLPDAMEGPTTVSALLHAATMVKAGVYLMLRFHPILIENQMTTTLLFILSLITIYLSSLAGLVSMDIKRILAYSTISSLSLMFLAISVGELYIALLYLFNHALFKALLFLTSGSVEHSLHTRDISKLRGLWARGFRIETIGFLAGALSAAGLPPLSAGLVKEELLIGISSEMTLVERYLVTSTISFLMSLFIMRPFVLSFISTIERESRDEKMREPIMNGVNLILLITTLTAFIPTYIISEYLGVGYLKSEIHVAPILGVLLGIICAFLIPRIRLEISDLMRRFVETSLGLDLIYNRLGEVFYESLSIKSSRVNSGRASQGLKGLIIIIIIITLIVVISS; translated from the coding sequence ATGAACACTTCCTCAATCCTACTACTAGTTCTCTCAATGAACAGCTTCATAGCCTCTGCTCTGATACTTCTCTTCAGAAGGAGAATAATAGCTGAGATCCTGGCAAACGCTTCAGCATTTCTCTCTCTAGCGATCTCAGCATATCTCATGATATATGAAAGACTACCCATACAAGTATCAATACTTCCACACATCTCTCTATACATGGACAAGCTCTCCGCAGTATTCTCTCTAGTCATAGGTCTCATAGGATCTGCTGTCACCATGTACAGCATTGAATACATGAGAGAAGCTAGAGATTTCACAAGATACTACTCTCTAATATCTCTCTTCATAGGAGCCATGCTAAACCTGGTTCTAGCATCCGACATAGTATACCTGCTTCTCAACTGGGAGCTCGTAGGATTATGCAGCGCTCTTCTAATAGCATACTGGTGGGAGAAGAGAGAAGCTAGAAGAGCTGGGATGAAGGCTCTTATAATGACCAGAATAGGAGATATAGGTTTGATAGCTTTTGCATCAATCTCGATATACTATGGATTCTATAGTATTCCAGAAATCCTAGGATCTCAAGAGACAGCCTTAAAACTAGCTCCATTCCTACCACTCCTAGTACTCGCAGCAATAGGAAAATCAGCTCAATTCCCACTACACACATGGCTGCCAGATGCTATGGAGGGACCTACAACTGTTAGCGCACTTCTCCATGCAGCGACAATGGTTAAAGCTGGAGTATATCTAATGCTTCGATTCCACCCGATTCTCATAGAGAATCAGATGACTACAACCCTGCTCTTCATATTATCTCTCATAACAATCTATCTATCATCTCTCGCAGGACTTGTTTCAATGGATATAAAGAGAATTCTCGCTTACAGCACTATCAGCTCTCTATCTCTCATGTTCCTAGCCATATCAGTAGGCGAGCTCTACATAGCTCTTCTCTATCTATTCAACCACGCTCTATTCAAAGCCTTGCTATTCCTAACAAGCGGTAGTGTAGAACACTCTCTACATACAAGAGATATATCAAAGCTGAGAGGACTTTGGGCGAGAGGATTCAGAATCGAGACAATAGGCTTCCTAGCTGGAGCTCTCAGCGCTGCAGGACTTCCTCCTCTCTCCGCAGGACTTGTAAAAGAAGAACTTCTCATCGGAATATCATCTGAGATGACACTAGTAGAACGCTACCTAGTTACAAGCACTATATCATTTCTAATGTCTCTCTTCATAATGAGACCCTTCGTACTATCATTCATAAGCACTATAGAAAGAGAGAGCAGAGATGAGAAGATGAGAGAACCTATAATGAATGGTGTTAATCTGATCCTCCTTATAACGACCCTCACAGCATTCATCCCTACATATATTATCTCAGAGTATCTCGGGGTAGGATATTTAAAATCTGAGATTCATGTAGCTCCAATACTTGGAGTATTACTTGGAATAATATGCGCATTTCTAATACCAAGGATCAGATTAGAGATAAGTGATCTCATGAGGAGATTCGTGGAAACCTCTCTAGGACTTGATCTCATCTACAATAGATTGGGAGAGGTATTCTACGAAAGTTTATCTATTAAGAGTTCTAGAGTTAATAGTGGCAGAGCTTCTCAAGGTCTGAAAGGACTGATAATCATCATCATTATAATAACCTTGATCGTGGTGATCTCCTCATGA
- a CDS encoding sulfurtransferase TusA family protein, with amino-acid sequence MGEKRSEILRIREGFYMIDARGYMCPYPQILALKALESIERGSVLEIFVDNPASVENILNLARERGLEIVSVEKLGVGEFRISIRKR; translated from the coding sequence ATGGGTGAAAAAAGATCTGAGATTTTGAGAATTAGAGAAGGATTTTACATGATTGATGCTCGAGGATATATGTGTCCTTATCCTCAGATACTTGCTTTGAAAGCTCTTGAGAGTATTGAGAGAGGATCTGTTCTAGAAATTTTCGTTGATAATCCAGCTAGTGTTGAGAATATATTGAACCTAGCTAGGGAGAGAGGTTTAGAGATAGTATCTGTTGAGAAGCTGGGTGTTGGTGAATTTAGGATATCTATTAGGAAGAGGTAG
- a CDS encoding MFS transporter, whose product MKHERFIWRILAIEIYIPSVLLAVSRGIIITALPIYLLIHGYPYTMVSMVISSVNIGALAIDFLAGFLLYILGFRRLNTLAITLILLSIFGILILNENYHLLLVLLAFFGVGRSLWSMSRKYFISAHIPYEFRGRASSFIGASERIGLFVGPLIVSIVLALADVFHALIISTIIALLVLLLDLLPRKELENSRSSTNPIEKYDPIDPQYRSIIEEISSLLGFRFIMLYTALFMIQGIRSVRQLMLPSIGLDLVGLESSLVSLVIGVAGAFDVLMAYPAGYIMDRKGRIYAVSTSFTIISLSYIILSLSRSPAEFIFGALILGVGNGLGAGSMITMGTDIYNIIRREKQAVIFLTLWQLIGDLGTVIMPILIGFIASSQGLVIACLISSILSIVSVVLMNLFGRDISSLPN is encoded by the coding sequence TTGAAGCATGAGAGATTTATCTGGAGAATTCTCGCTATAGAGATCTATATCCCTTCAGTACTTCTAGCAGTATCAAGAGGTATCATAATAACAGCTCTCCCCATATATCTTCTCATACATGGATACCCGTATACCATGGTTAGCATGGTGATATCATCTGTTAACATAGGTGCTCTCGCAATAGACTTTCTAGCTGGATTTCTCCTCTACATCTTAGGATTCAGAAGACTTAACACACTCGCGATAACCCTGATACTACTCTCAATATTCGGAATCCTAATACTCAATGAAAACTACCACCTACTACTAGTACTCCTCGCATTCTTCGGCGTTGGTAGAAGTCTGTGGTCTATGTCTAGGAAGTATTTTATAAGTGCTCACATACCTTATGAATTTAGAGGAAGAGCTTCATCATTTATAGGAGCTTCTGAGAGGATCGGATTATTCGTAGGACCTCTAATAGTTAGCATAGTACTCGCACTAGCTGATGTCTTTCATGCATTGATAATCTCCACGATCATAGCCTTACTAGTTCTACTACTAGATCTTCTACCTAGAAAAGAGCTTGAGAATAGCCGGAGCAGTACCAACCCTATAGAAAAATATGATCCCATAGATCCTCAATATAGATCTATCATAGAAGAGATCTCATCACTACTGGGATTTAGATTTATAATGCTATACACAGCCTTATTCATGATACAAGGCATCAGATCTGTTAGACAACTCATGCTACCATCAATAGGACTAGATCTCGTAGGATTAGAATCATCCTTAGTAAGCCTAGTTATAGGAGTTGCAGGAGCATTCGACGTATTAATGGCATACCCGGCAGGATATATAATGGATAGGAAGGGGAGAATCTACGCAGTATCCACGAGCTTCACCATAATCTCACTCTCCTACATAATACTCTCGCTATCTAGAAGTCCTGCAGAATTCATTTTCGGAGCATTAATACTGGGAGTAGGCAACGGGCTTGGTGCCGGGAGCATGATAACTATGGGTACAGACATATATAATATAATTAGAAGAGAGAAGCAAGCAGTAATATTCTTAACACTCTGGCAGTTAATAGGAGATCTAGGCACTGTTATAATGCCTATTCTAATAGGCTTCATAGCATCATCACAAGGTCTTGTAATAGCATGTCTCATAAGCTCAATACTTTCAATAGTATCAGTAGTATTAATGAACCTCTTCGGAAGAGATATATCCTCACTACCAAACTAG